The genomic region TGCTCGAATATCTGGTCCGCAACGAGGGCCGCGTCGTCTCGCGTGCGATGCTGCTCCAGCATGTCTGGGATCTGCATTTCGATCCCTCCACCAACATCATCGACGTCTATGTCGGACGCGTCCGTCGCAAGGTCGATGATGCCCAGGCCTATCCGCTGATCCACACCATCCGCGGCATCGGATATTGTCTCCGTGCTCCTGGCTAAAACGCTCCGCTCCTCGACCTTCCGCCTTGCGCTGATCGCGATCGCGGCGTTCGGGCTGATCGTCGCGGCGATCATGGCCTATGTCTATTTCGGCACGATCGCCTATGTGCAGAGCCGTGTCGGCGATGCCGGCGACCACAGCGGCTTCACCGCGATGATCGAGCTCGCAATGGCCGCTGTCGCCGTGCTGATGCTGGTGCTCGCCGGGCTCGCCGCGGTGCTGGTGACGCGCCGCACGGTCGGGCGGATCGAGGAGATCAACGCCACCAGCCGCGCCATCATGATGTCGGGCCTCGACCAGCGCATTCCCTTGCGCGGCAGTCACGACGAATGGGACCGGGTCGCCGAAAACCTCAACCAGATGCTCGACCGCATCGAGACTTTGATGGGAGAGGTCAAGCAGGTCAGCGACAACGTCGCCCATGATTTGCGTACGCCGCTGACGCGCATGCGGGGTCGGCTGGAAAAGGCTTATCACGCCTCGCGCAATGGCGAGGCCGACGCGGCGCTGATCGGTGACACCATCGCCGATCTCGACGCCGTGCTCGGCATGTTCGCCTCCATCACGCGCATCTCGGAGATCGAGACCCGCGCCCGCCGTAGTGCGTTTCGCACCCTCAATCTCGCCGAAATCGCCGGCGAGGTCGTCGAGCTCTACGATGCCGCCGCCGAACAGGTTGCGACGCGGCTCAGCCTCGGCGGCGATCGCGAGGTGGCGATTATTGGCGATCGCGACCTGCTGTTCGACGCTATCGCCAATCTCGTCGACAACGCGATCAAGCACGGCTGCAAAGGCGGGCAGGTGACCGTCACCTGCAGCAGCACCGACGGCGGTGCGACGATCGCGATCGCCGACGACGGCCCGGGCATTCCGGCGGATCAGCGCGATCACGTGTTCAAACGCTTCTACCGGCTCGAGCAGAGCCGCTACACCCCGGGTAACGGCCTTGGCTTAAGCCTGGTCGCCGCGGTCGCTCGCCTCCATGGTGCCGAGATTGCCCTGCACGACAACGCGCCGGGCCTGACGGTCCAGCTCAGCTTCCCGCCGCACCCGACCTAGAGCTCGATCACGCCGCGGCGGGCCGCATGTGCCACCGCATCGGTGCGGCCGGTAGCGTCGAGCTTGTCGAGCAGCGAGCCGACATGGAATTTCACCGTGTGGACGGA from Bradyrhizobium lupini harbors:
- a CDS encoding HAMP domain-containing sensor histidine kinase gives rise to the protein MLLAKTLRSSTFRLALIAIAAFGLIVAAIMAYVYFGTIAYVQSRVGDAGDHSGFTAMIELAMAAVAVLMLVLAGLAAVLVTRRTVGRIEEINATSRAIMMSGLDQRIPLRGSHDEWDRVAENLNQMLDRIETLMGEVKQVSDNVAHDLRTPLTRMRGRLEKAYHASRNGEADAALIGDTIADLDAVLGMFASITRISEIETRARRSAFRTLNLAEIAGEVVELYDAAAEQVATRLSLGGDREVAIIGDRDLLFDAIANLVDNAIKHGCKGGQVTVTCSSTDGGATIAIADDGPGIPADQRDHVFKRFYRLEQSRYTPGNGLGLSLVAAVARLHGAEIALHDNAPGLTVQLSFPPHPT